In one Natronosalvus amylolyticus genomic region, the following are encoded:
- a CDS encoding DUF7519 family protein, which produces MMELTRKPTRRNTAASITAALGTLVVIGSGSPAGGLFGLVGLGLLALGLHRGVRLGVDLGGGILFISVVLGGLQGLSPEASVIGAVGTLLAWDLANSAVELGEQLGRETVTGRLESAHIVTSLAVGLLSATVGYGVFVFSGAGYSLGVVVLLILAVVFLIAGLRSSRPEAA; this is translated from the coding sequence ATGATGGAGCTGACCCGAAAACCCACCCGGCGAAACACGGCCGCATCGATCACCGCGGCGCTCGGCACACTGGTCGTCATCGGCTCCGGTTCACCGGCCGGCGGGCTGTTCGGCCTGGTCGGGCTCGGCCTGCTCGCGCTGGGACTCCATCGCGGGGTTCGACTCGGCGTCGATCTCGGAGGAGGCATCCTCTTTATCAGTGTCGTCCTCGGCGGGTTACAGGGTCTCTCCCCCGAAGCGAGCGTCATCGGTGCTGTCGGCACACTGCTAGCCTGGGATCTCGCCAACAGCGCCGTCGAACTCGGGGAACAACTCGGTCGCGAGACCGTCACCGGGCGGCTCGAGTCCGCCCACATCGTCACGAGTCTCGCCGTCGGTCTCCTCTCGGCGACGGTCGGCTACGGCGTGTTCGTCTTCAGCGGAGCCGGCTACTCCCTCGGCGTCGTCGTCCTCCTGATCCTGGCCGTCGTCTTTTTGATCGCCGGGCTTCGCTCGAGTCGACCGGAAGCCGCCTGA